From the Desulfuromonas sp. genome, one window contains:
- a CDS encoding tRNA (uridine(34)/cytosine(34)/5-carboxymethylaminomethyluridine(34)-2'-O)-methyltransferase TrmL gives MPTVSCPFHIVLIEPEIPPNTGNIARLCAATGSILHLVGKLGFSLDDKHLKRAGLDYWPSVQLRRWTSFEELRINYPDGRFWFTSKKAEKSYAGVGYKTGDFIVFGKETLGLPDTMIENNRERAIRIPVNSDAVRSLNLSTAAGIVLYEALRQTGVLK, from the coding sequence ATGCCGACCGTAAGCTGCCCCTTTCACATCGTTTTGATCGAACCGGAAATCCCGCCCAACACCGGAAATATCGCCCGTCTCTGCGCCGCCACGGGAAGTATTCTCCACCTTGTCGGCAAGCTCGGGTTTTCCCTTGACGACAAGCACCTCAAACGGGCCGGCCTTGATTACTGGCCATCGGTTCAACTCAGGCGGTGGACGTCTTTCGAGGAGTTGCGGATCAACTATCCGGATGGACGGTTCTGGTTCACTTCGAAGAAGGCTGAAAAAAGCTATGCCGGGGTCGGCTATAAAACCGGTGATTTCATCGTTTTTGGCAAGGAGACTCTCGGATTACCCGATACAATGATCGAAAATAACCGGGAACGGGCGATCCGGATACCGGTGAACAGCGACGCGGTCAGGAGTCTGAACCTGTCAACGGCGGCAGGGATTGTTCTTTATGAAGCACTCCGACAAACCGGCGTACTCAAATGA
- a CDS encoding cysteine methyltransferase (Involved in the cellular defense against the biological effects of O6-methylguanine (O6-MeG) in DNA. Repairs alkylated guanine in DNA by stoichiometrically transferring the alkyl group at the O-6 position to a cysteine residue in the enzyme. This is a suicide reaction: the enzyme is irreversibly inactivated): MKSLSDVATPLGLLRVIADENAVVAVGFNPGSNAKLSRFEVQSEQSANAVSEEAAKQLQEYFSGERFVFELPLCLDGLSPFSRDVLDCLQGVPFGQILSYGALAELSGHAQAARAVGRVMAANPIPIIVPFHRIVGSTGKMTGYSGGSGIATKEWLLAFERQHAVI, from the coding sequence ATGAAGTCTCTGAGTGATGTTGCTACGCCGCTCGGTCTGCTCCGGGTGATTGCCGATGAAAATGCCGTTGTCGCGGTTGGATTCAACCCCGGCAGCAATGCCAAGTTGTCACGGTTCGAGGTTCAGAGTGAGCAGTCCGCCAATGCGGTCAGTGAAGAGGCCGCTAAGCAGCTGCAGGAGTACTTTTCCGGTGAACGTTTCGTCTTTGAACTGCCGCTATGTCTTGATGGATTGTCGCCATTTTCACGCGACGTTCTGGACTGCCTGCAAGGTGTTCCGTTTGGTCAGATCCTCTCTTACGGTGCCCTCGCCGAGCTGTCCGGGCATGCTCAAGCGGCCCGTGCTGTCGGGCGGGTAATGGCCGCCAACCCGATACCGATTATTGTGCCGTTTCATCGTATCGTTGGCTCGACCGGCAAGATGACCGGTTATTCGGGTGGTTCCGGAATTGCCACCAAGGAATGGCTGCTGGCGTTTGAACGGCAACATGCTGTCATTTGA
- the mviN gene encoding murein biosynthesis integral membrane protein MurJ: MSEKHRIAMATGLMGAATGVSRVAGLVRDIVVARLFGAGFVTDAFFMAFTIPNLLRRFFAEGSLTAAFVPTFSDIYHKEGEEEARRVASICFTLLFVIMAAVTVIGIVASPEVVRLIGFGFEAVPGKLELTDMLNRLMFPYILFVSLLALVTGILNVRGHYFLPSFSPVVLNLSMIGAAVLLSPRLETPIAALAIGVLLGGILQLLMQFPLLFRFGYSLKPSFNFSHPAIRQISLLMLPGIAGVAIYQINVVVTRLLASFLPEGSVSYLYYGQRLFEFPQGIIIASLAQAVLPAMSRQLADDDLDGFRESLHYSFELLLFLILPATLGLMLCAVPVYSVFFMSGEFTAAAVRQSGLALVAYAPGLICVGLSRVVVPAFYAMKDTRTPVWVSFWTLLANAGLGLLLMQFWAHVGLAVALTLASLFNAIVLLWLIQRRIGGLRLSSLSVMLVKVAPALLVMSVVVWAVLQFGHWNADTERIRNSAVLLTAVFSGGAIYLVICRLFGVNALNELGSILRRKKDR, translated from the coding sequence ATGTCAGAGAAGCACAGAATAGCCATGGCTACAGGTTTAATGGGAGCCGCTACCGGCGTCAGCCGTGTCGCCGGACTGGTACGCGATATTGTCGTCGCCAGACTGTTCGGTGCCGGTTTTGTCACAGATGCTTTTTTCATGGCATTTACCATCCCGAACCTTTTACGGCGTTTTTTTGCTGAAGGATCGTTGACCGCAGCATTCGTTCCAACCTTCTCCGATATCTACCATAAAGAGGGTGAGGAAGAAGCCCGCCGGGTCGCCTCTATCTGCTTTACGCTGTTGTTTGTCATCATGGCGGCTGTCACGGTTATCGGTATTGTTGCTTCGCCGGAAGTTGTACGCTTGATCGGTTTTGGATTTGAAGCGGTTCCGGGGAAGCTTGAATTAACCGACATGCTGAACCGGTTGATGTTTCCGTACATATTATTTGTTTCATTGCTGGCGCTGGTAACCGGCATCCTCAATGTTCGAGGCCATTATTTTCTGCCCTCATTTTCGCCGGTTGTGCTCAACCTGTCGATGATCGGGGCGGCTGTTCTGTTGTCGCCCCGGCTTGAGACCCCGATAGCAGCACTGGCCATCGGCGTACTGCTCGGTGGTATTTTGCAATTACTGATGCAGTTTCCGCTCCTGTTCCGCTTCGGCTACAGCCTCAAGCCATCGTTTAACTTTTCCCATCCGGCGATTCGGCAGATCTCACTGCTGATGCTCCCCGGTATTGCCGGGGTGGCAATTTACCAGATTAACGTCGTTGTGACCCGCCTGCTGGCCTCATTTCTGCCCGAAGGTTCGGTCTCTTATCTTTACTATGGACAACGTCTCTTCGAGTTTCCCCAGGGAATCATCATTGCCTCTTTGGCCCAGGCGGTGTTGCCGGCGATGAGTCGGCAACTTGCAGATGATGATCTCGATGGTTTCAGGGAATCCTTGCATTATTCCTTTGAACTGTTGTTGTTTCTGATTCTGCCGGCAACGCTCGGCCTTATGCTCTGTGCCGTTCCGGTCTATTCGGTTTTCTTTATGAGCGGCGAGTTTACCGCCGCTGCAGTCCGCCAATCGGGCCTGGCGCTGGTCGCCTATGCACCGGGATTGATTTGTGTCGGGCTGAGCCGGGTCGTCGTCCCGGCCTTTTACGCCATGAAGGACACGCGGACACCGGTCTGGGTATCTTTCTGGACACTGCTGGCAAACGCCGGGCTCGGACTTCTCCTGATGCAGTTCTGGGCTCATGTCGGTCTCGCTGTTGCCCTGACCCTGGCATCATTGTTTAATGCCATCGTTCTCCTCTGGTTGATTCAGCGCCGCATCGGCGGGCTGCGGCTGTCATCCCTTTCAGTGATGCTTGTCAAGGTGGCTCCCGCGCTTTTGGTCATGTCTGTGGTCGTCTGGGCGGTCTTGCAGTTTGGTCATTGGAATGCCGATACTGAACGGATTCGCAATTCCGCTGTCCTTCTGACCGCTGTCTTTTCCGGAGGTGCGATATATCTGGTCATCTGCAGGCTGTTCGGGGTGAACGCCCTTAATGAGCTCGGTAGTATTTTGCGAAGAAAGAAGGATCGATGA